A single region of the Aptenodytes patagonicus chromosome 7, bAptPat1.pri.cur, whole genome shotgun sequence genome encodes:
- the KCNA4 gene encoding potassium voltage-gated channel subfamily A member 4, whose translation MEVAMVSADSSGCNSHMPYGYAVQARARERERLAHSRAAAAAAVAAATAAVEGGATGGGGPYHHYHQEQSRGASSSHGGNASRSSMPHRQSGKRRKKGKKRSHHLGSRECGASFPCSELLPLSGSEERILKDLSEEEEEDEDEDEDDEEEGKLYYNDDYGEDEFSYSDQPPDDGGGLGGYSSVRYSEYECCERVVINVSGLRFETQLKTLAQFPETLLGDPAKRGRYFDPLRNEYFFDRNRPSFDAILYYYQSGGRLKRPVNVPFDIFTEEVKFYQLGEEAMLKFREDEGFVKEEEDKALPENEFKRQVWLLFEYPESSSPARGIAIVSVLVILISIVIFCLETLPEFRDDKEFIMSLSLGKGLSNESLHLDAGEHTIFNDPFFIVETVCIIWFSFEFTVRCFACPSKAHFCKNIMNIIDIVSILPYFITLGTDLAQEQGGNGQQAMSFAILRIIRLVRVFRIFKLSRHSKGLQILGHTLRASMRELGLLIFFLFIGVILFSSAVYFAEADEPATHFQSIPDAFWWAVVTMTTVGYGDMKPITVGGKIVGSLCAIAGVLTIALPVPVIVSNFNYFYHRETENEEQTQLMQNAVSCPYLPTNLLKKFRSSSSSSTEDKSEYLEMEEGVKESLCVKEKKSQDTGNSSESEKKNCVNSNSVETDV comes from the coding sequence ATGGAGGTTGCAATGGTGAGTGCAGATAGCTCTGGGTGCAACAGCCACATGCCCTATGGATATGCGGTCCAAGCTCGGGCCCGAGAGAGAGAGCGGCTGGCACACTCGAGAGCCGCAGCAGCTGCGGCCgtagcagcagcaacagcagcagtagaAGGCGGGGCAACAGGTGGAGGTGGACCATATCACCACTACCATCAGGAACAGAGTCGAGGTGCATCCTCCTCTCATGGTGGGAATGCATCACGCAGCAGCATGCCCCACCGCCAGAGTGGTAAGAGgcggaagaaagggaaaaagaggagccACCACTTGGGAAGTAGGGAGTGTGGGGCCTCCTTCCCCTGTTCTGAGCTGCTGCCTCTCAGTGGTTCTGAAGAGAGAATACTGAAGGACTtgagtgaggaggaagaggaggatgaagacgAGGATGAAGACGATGAGGAAGAAGGAAAGCTCTACTACAATGATGACTATGGGGAGGATGAGTTTTCATACTCGGACCAGCCACCTGATGATGGTGGAGGCCTTGGGGGTTACAGCTCTGTTCGCTACAGTGAGTACGAGTGTTGTGAGCGTGTGGTAATCAACGTGTCAGGACTGCGGTTTGAGACCCAACTGAAGACATTAGCTCAGTTCCCGGAGACATTGTTGGGTGATCCAGCGAAGCGAGGGAGATACTTTGACCCTCTCAGGAATGAATACTTCTTTGATAGGAACCGGCCCAGCTTTGATGCCATCCTGTACTACTACCAGAGTGGTGGTCGGCTGAAGAGGCCAGTGAATGTACCCTTTGACATCTTCACTGAGGAGGTGAAATTCTACCAACTTGGGGAGGAGGCCATGCTCAAGTTTAGGGAGGATGAAGGGTTTGTCAAAGAGGAAGAGGACAAAGCTTTGCCGGAGAATGAGTTTAAGAGGCAGGTTTGGCTGCTGTTTGAGTACCCAGAGAGCTCCAGTCCAGCCAGAGGCATTGCCATTGTCTCTGTCTTGGTCATCCTGATCTCCATCGTCATCTTTTGTCTGGAGACTTTGCCAGAGTTCAGAGATGACAAAGAATTCATCATGTCCCTGAGCTTAGGGAAGGGGCTTTCCAATGAGTCCCTTCACCTGGATGCTGGGGAGCACACCATCTTCAATGACCCTTTTTTCATTGTAGAGACAGTATGCATCATTTGGTTCTCCTTTGAGTTTACAGTCCGCTGCTTTGCATGTCCAAGCAAAGCACACTTCTGCAAGAACATCATGAACATCATAGACATTGTCTCCATCTTGCCTTACTTCATTACTCTGGGCACTGACTTGGCGCAGGAGCAGGGCGGTAATGGTCAACAGGCCATGTCTTTTGCCATCCTGAGGATCATCCGTCTGGTCAGGGTGTTTCGCATCTTCAAGCTCTCCAGGCACTCCAAGGGTTTGCAGATCCTGGGTCATACACTCAGGGCCAGCATGAGGGAACTCGGCCtcctcatcttttttctttttatcggagtcattttgttttccagtgctgTTTACTTCGCAGAAGCTGATGAACCTGCCACCCATTTTCAAAGCATCCCAGATGCCTTTTGGTGGGCTGTAGTGACCATGACTACAGTTGGTTATGGGGATATGAAACCCATAACTGTGGGTGGGAAGATAGTTGGGTCCCTGTGTGCCATTGCGGGAGTGTTAACCATTGCTTTACCAGTGCCAGTGATTGTCTCCAATTTTAACTATTTCTACCACAGAGAGACTGAGAATGAAGAACAAACGCAGCTGATGCAAAATGCAGTCAGTTGCCCTTACCTCCCAACAAATTTACTGAAGAAATTTAGAAGCTCATCATCTTCATCCACAGAGGATAAATCAGAATATTTGGAGATGGAAGAAGGAGTTAAAGAATCTCTTtgtgtaaaggagaaaaaaagtcaggaCACGGGGAATAGCAGTGagtcagagaagaaaaactgtgTGAATTCAAATTCTGTGGAAACTGATGTGTAA